One window of Pseudacidobacterium ailaaui genomic DNA carries:
- a CDS encoding CU044_2847 family protein: MPQKKNASAKSAATADPGDPGIVLFQGPAPVARPGTVQLHSFGSVMDKVFGRTVQDVKADFDKVSAQLDAILAGAFAKVTSGMKMDEVEISLGFTGEGKLAFIAQAGVEASVKVTFRRA; this comes from the coding sequence ATGCCGCAGAAAAAGAACGCGTCCGCAAAGTCAGCAGCCACTGCCGATCCCGGGGATCCCGGCATCGTCCTGTTTCAGGGCCCTGCTCCAGTCGCCAGGCCGGGGACCGTCCAGCTGCATTCTTTCGGAAGTGTAATGGACAAAGTCTTTGGCCGGACCGTACAGGATGTCAAGGCCGATTTCGATAAGGTGTCCGCTCAACTGGATGCCATTCTGGCGGGCGCATTTGCCAAAGTCACATCGGGCATGAAGATGGACGAGGTGGAGATCTCTCTCGGGTTCACGGGGGAAGGAAAGCTCGCCTTCATTGCGCAGGCAGGCGTAGAAGCGAGCGTAAAGGTGACCTTCAGACGTGCCTAA